A window from Felis catus isolate Fca126 chromosome B1, F.catus_Fca126_mat1.0, whole genome shotgun sequence encodes these proteins:
- the CTSB gene encoding cathepsin B isoform X2, protein MWQLLATLSCLVVLTNAQSRPPLQLLSDELVDYVNKRNTTWKAGHNFYHVEPSYLRRLCGTILGGPKLPQRVSFAEDMVLPENFDAREHWPNCPTIKEIRDQGSCGSCWAFGAVEAISDRICILTNGHVNVEVSAEDMLTCCGDQCGDGCNGGFPAEAWNFWTKQGLVSGGLYDSHVGCRPYSIPPCEHHVNGSRPPCTGEGDTPKCSKICEPGYTPSYKEDKHYGCNSYSVSNSEKEIMAEIYKNGPVEAAFSVFSDFLQYKSGFFKILRGRDHCGIESEVVAGIPCTEQYWKRI, encoded by the exons ATGTGGCAGCTCTTGGCCACTCTTAGCTGCCTGGTGGTGCTGACCAATGCCCAGAGCAGACCGCCTCTCCAGCTCCTGTCGGATGAGCTGGTCGACTATGTTAACAAACGTAACACTACATGGAAG GCTGGACACAACTTCTACCATGTGGAGCCGAGCTACCTGAGGAGGCTGTGCGGCACCATCCTGGGTGGGCCCAAGTTGCCCCAGAG AGTTTCGTTTGCCGAGGACATGGTTCTGCCTGAAAACTTCGATGCCCGGGAACACTGGCCTAACTGCCCGACCATCAAAGAGATCCGAGACCAGGGTTCCTGTGGTTCCTGCTGG GCATTTGGGGCTGTGGAAGCCATTTCTGACCGgatctgcatcctcaccaatggCCACGTCAATGTGGAGGTGTCCGCCGAGGACATGCTCACCTGCTGTGGTGACCAGTGTGGGGATGG CTGTAATGGGGGCTTTCCTGCTGAAGCTTGGAACTTCTGGACAAAACAAGGCCTGGTTTCTGGTGGCCTCTATGATTCCCATGTAG GCTGCAGACCCTACTCCATCCCTCCCTGTGAGCACCACGTGAATGGCTCCCGGCCCCCATGCACAGGAGAGGGGGACACCCCCAAGTGCAGCAAGATCTGTGAGCCCGGCTACACCCCATCCTACAAAGAAGACAAGCACTACG GATGCAATTCCTACAGCGTGTCCAACAGTGAGAAAGAGATCATGGCGGAGATCTACAAAAATGGCCCTGTAGAGGCGGCCTTCTCTGTGTTTTCGGACTTCTTGCAGTACAAGTCTG GCTTCTTTAAAATCCTCCGGGGACGGGATCACTGTGGAATCGAATCGGAAGTTGTGGCTGGAATCCCATGCACTGAGCAGTACTGGAAAAGGATCTAA
- the CTSB gene encoding cathepsin B isoform X3 — MPGNTGLTARPSKRSETRVPVVPAGCNGGFPAEAWNFWTKQGLVSGGLYDSHVGCRPYSIPPCEHHVNGSRPPCTGEGDTPKCSKICEPGYTPSYKEDKHYGCNSYSVSNSEKEIMAEIYKNGPVEAAFSVFSDFLQYKSGVYQHVTGEMMGGHAVRILGWGVENDTPYWLVGNSWNTDWGDHGFFKILRGRDHCGIESEVVAGIPCTEQYWKRI; from the exons ATGCCCGGGAACACTGGCCTAACTGCCCGACCATCAAAGAGATCCGAGACCAGGGTTCCTGTGGTTCCTGCTGG CTGTAATGGGGGCTTTCCTGCTGAAGCTTGGAACTTCTGGACAAAACAAGGCCTGGTTTCTGGTGGCCTCTATGATTCCCATGTAG GCTGCAGACCCTACTCCATCCCTCCCTGTGAGCACCACGTGAATGGCTCCCGGCCCCCATGCACAGGAGAGGGGGACACCCCCAAGTGCAGCAAGATCTGTGAGCCCGGCTACACCCCATCCTACAAAGAAGACAAGCACTACG GATGCAATTCCTACAGCGTGTCCAACAGTGAGAAAGAGATCATGGCGGAGATCTACAAAAATGGCCCTGTAGAGGCGGCCTTCTCTGTGTTTTCGGACTTCTTGCAGTACAAGTCTG GCGTGTACCAGCACGTCACCGGAGAAATGATGGGAGGCCATGCTGTCCGCATCCTGGGCTGGGGCGTGGAGAATGACACACCTTACTGGCTGGTTGGGAACTCCTGGAACACTGACTGGGGCGACCATG GCTTCTTTAAAATCCTCCGGGGACGGGATCACTGTGGAATCGAATCGGAAGTTGTGGCTGGAATCCCATGCACTGAGCAGTACTGGAAAAGGATCTAA
- the CTSB gene encoding cathepsin B isoform X1, whose protein sequence is MWQLLATLSCLVVLTNAQSRPPLQLLSDELVDYVNKRNTTWKAGHNFYHVEPSYLRRLCGTILGGPKLPQRVSFAEDMVLPENFDAREHWPNCPTIKEIRDQGSCGSCWAFGAVEAISDRICILTNGHVNVEVSAEDMLTCCGDQCGDGCNGGFPAEAWNFWTKQGLVSGGLYDSHVGCRPYSIPPCEHHVNGSRPPCTGEGDTPKCSKICEPGYTPSYKEDKHYGCNSYSVSNSEKEIMAEIYKNGPVEAAFSVFSDFLQYKSGVYQHVTGEMMGGHAVRILGWGVENDTPYWLVGNSWNTDWGDHGFFKILRGRDHCGIESEVVAGIPCTEQYWKRI, encoded by the exons ATGTGGCAGCTCTTGGCCACTCTTAGCTGCCTGGTGGTGCTGACCAATGCCCAGAGCAGACCGCCTCTCCAGCTCCTGTCGGATGAGCTGGTCGACTATGTTAACAAACGTAACACTACATGGAAG GCTGGACACAACTTCTACCATGTGGAGCCGAGCTACCTGAGGAGGCTGTGCGGCACCATCCTGGGTGGGCCCAAGTTGCCCCAGAG AGTTTCGTTTGCCGAGGACATGGTTCTGCCTGAAAACTTCGATGCCCGGGAACACTGGCCTAACTGCCCGACCATCAAAGAGATCCGAGACCAGGGTTCCTGTGGTTCCTGCTGG GCATTTGGGGCTGTGGAAGCCATTTCTGACCGgatctgcatcctcaccaatggCCACGTCAATGTGGAGGTGTCCGCCGAGGACATGCTCACCTGCTGTGGTGACCAGTGTGGGGATGG CTGTAATGGGGGCTTTCCTGCTGAAGCTTGGAACTTCTGGACAAAACAAGGCCTGGTTTCTGGTGGCCTCTATGATTCCCATGTAG GCTGCAGACCCTACTCCATCCCTCCCTGTGAGCACCACGTGAATGGCTCCCGGCCCCCATGCACAGGAGAGGGGGACACCCCCAAGTGCAGCAAGATCTGTGAGCCCGGCTACACCCCATCCTACAAAGAAGACAAGCACTACG GATGCAATTCCTACAGCGTGTCCAACAGTGAGAAAGAGATCATGGCGGAGATCTACAAAAATGGCCCTGTAGAGGCGGCCTTCTCTGTGTTTTCGGACTTCTTGCAGTACAAGTCTG GCGTGTACCAGCACGTCACCGGAGAAATGATGGGAGGCCATGCTGTCCGCATCCTGGGCTGGGGCGTGGAGAATGACACACCTTACTGGCTGGTTGGGAACTCCTGGAACACTGACTGGGGCGACCATG GCTTCTTTAAAATCCTCCGGGGACGGGATCACTGTGGAATCGAATCGGAAGTTGTGGCTGGAATCCCATGCACTGAGCAGTACTGGAAAAGGATCTAA